The DNA segment TGGAGGCAAAAATCGCGGTGTTTCCATCTCCCTGCCACCTTAGGTGACCAGCCCTTTCTTGGGTGTATAGTGATTTGACTCCGGCTGCTAATCAGCCCATATTTTTAGTTCATGGGCAATTCTCAATGGTAACTGGGTCTATTAAACTTGATTCAGACGTGACAGCTTAAATTGTAAACAGCTGTGAAGAGTTTCATACTTAATTACCATATTTAGGTTTTTGCCATAAAGCGCCAGTACTTCCATCAAAAATGTAAATGACGGAGACATTCAAATGAGATTTTATACTTCGTGAAGTTTAATTGGCATGGATCAGTCAGCTTGTTTaaggattttaaatttaaaaaaaaaaaaagcgttttgAAGGCAGTAGCCACAGCTTCATTTCTCAATTAAACCAAGTTGTCTGGTGGATGGTATGAGAGTGGGTCTGAGACTGGTTAGGCCTGAACTTGTGCACTTGAAAGAATCTGGTGCTTTCTTCCCTAGGCCCAGGCTGTCAGACAGAAACTAGATGCCGCTTCCGGCTACAGCTGAGCTCTGGGACTCCCGCTCCCAGAAGCCAGACTGTGATTAACCCTGaactggaagcagagagaggaaggggctgagATGAATGTGGGCTGGGGCAGGTCCTGGCCAAGCGAGGCCTCAGGAGGCCTGCCCCTTGGGCAGATGGAGTGCAGCCAGCCTATTGCACCTCTGGAGGGCTTTGGCCTGCTCTGGGGATCAGGGGTGTTTAGACTGGATTCTTGCCTTTGGGCAGCGGCCCGGATAGGGTGACACAGGCATGTGAACTGGTGACACTTCCATATGCATGATGCCAGAGAAAGGTAGGTGGAGCTGTGGGGCACCAGTGCTGGTGACCTGAGAGCTGGTGACGTCTGAGTCGGGTTTGAAGGGGTGGATGGGAGTTCCTCAGGGGTGAAAGGCCAAGATGTGGCCCCCTCTTACAGGTATATGGCGCTGAATGGTTTTGGTACCCTGACACAGGTACACATTGACATTTTGCTCCTGTCAGGCAATGTACaagcctcctcctcccttttttgGATCCAGTTGTAAGTCCCTCCAACCCAGCATAGGGCTAACCAGAGTGTAACCTTTGCTTCTGACTGTGGCTCATTCAGGCAGTGACTGACTGGGCCCTTTCCAGTTCTGGCTTTTCTGTTCTCTAATTTCAAGGACTCAGTTTCTGTGTGAAGTCCTCAGGTAATTAGGGAGGGCTCTTGGAGGAAGTAAGCCTCCTAGTTAATTGAATATAGGGAAGcccaaagggaaggggaaaaggtgGAGGTGAGCAGTCATTGCAAAGGTTGGGAATGGAATAGAGGTGGGAGCCGTGGCTGGGCTACAGGTGCTGAACCTGGGGCCCCCAGCTGCCTGGAGTGGTTCTGGCCTCATTACACCCCAGGCTGCTTTGGTGACCTGGGCGGGGCCAGGACTCTGCTTTTGCCTGTCTGGAAGTTCAGAGCCTTGAAGGAGCGGAGCCTCAGCCTCCGGGCCTACATTTCTCACTTGCTGTTACCTGCCTGACCtgtacccatcccccaccccgctTCCTGTTTTTCAGGCCCAGGCTGTCACCCTCACAGTAGCCCAGGCCTTCAaagttgcctttgagttttggcAGGTGTCCAAGGAAGGTGAGCCTTGTTCAGGGACActgtggtgggtgggggtggagctggGGAAGCTGACAGAGTAGAGACgagttggagggagggagggagggagggggtggggtgggtggtaaAGTCCCTGGAGTCCAGGCCTGACTCTCCACTTCATCAGCTGCCTGGTTGGTATCTTTGGACAGGTCCCTTCACCTCTGTGAGTCCCCGTTCCcccgtgaagaaatgggaacagcttccccccccccccccccccccccgcccccagggtgattgtgaggattaagtcTACAgagtttctctcctctctgctggaGATCTAATGCCTGCCGCCTGAGAGTGGCCGCAGACCTCCCCTGCCCAGCGAGTGCTGGGAGTGGGGCTCCAATGCCCTGTGCTTTGGTCccacagagaaggagaagagggagaaagccaGCCAAGAAGGAGGGGACGTCCTGGGTGGGGGCCTCCGTGACAACACCCCATCGTTGAAGAGCTGTGAgtcctgggcagggggtgggaccAGAATCAGCTGCACGTCTCTGGGTCTGCCCTTCATCCTGAgggccccctccctcctgggctgGGGCAAACCcttggttttttatttgtgttttattgttaaataaataatacatgttcattatagATAAATTAGAACATGTGGTTAGAAGGGAAGATTGCTCATTTTGGTGCATGTTCTTGCAAATATGTTCCTGTGCAgctatataaatgtatgtatacatctCTCTGTATACATTTAACATCTTATTATGTGATCGCTTAACAAAACTTAACACCTGTTCCGAATGTAAAAGTTTCAACCTAAAATGTTAGTTGGGTAGAGGTTCTCACCGTCCAGCTGCTTCGGGAGGTgcccaggtggggctctgggtGGTCTGCTTGATGGGCCTGGGAAGGCCATGCCTGAGGAGGGAGTCAAGACCACAAcagcccaggaggctccaggatcGGGCTAGGAGATGGGGCTTGGAAACAGGCGGTTCCTCCCACTGACACACCTGACTGGACCCCTCCTAGTGGTTGCCACTGGGAACCTGCTGGACTTGGAAGAGACGGCCAAGGCCCCGCTGTCCACAGTCAGCGCTAATACCACTAACATGGATGAGGCACCGAGGCCTCAAGCCTTGAACAATAGCAGCGTTGTCTGGGTGAGTGGTCATGTGGCCTGGGGACCCCATAGGGATCTCACAGCGAGCCTCAGCCTGATCCTGGTTGAGGCCTAAGCCTGCTCCAGGACCTGCGCCCTGGCACGCATGACTTCAGTCCTCTGGGAGGGCCAGACCCAGCCCAGCAGCGcccaggcccagggtggggggcaaACAATGTCCCCTTTGAACTCGGGGCTGCCTCCCCAGCAGGCTTGGCTCCCAGCACAGCTGTCTCCTCACAATGGCCAGAATCTACCCTGAGCGTCCATAGTCGGCCCACCACAGGACCAGCTAAAGGCTCCCTTGTTCTTGGTGTGGGCACAGTTTGCTCCTGACACCCGTCCCCACCCCACCATCTAAAGGAGGAGTCTGAGGCCTGGCGGTCAGCAGTTGGCCTCTGACTCGCTCTGTGACTCCAGGCAAGCCCCctgacctctctgtgtctcagctttTTCATTCCTTCAATAAAGATGATGACCTCTGCCTGCAGAGTCTCCCAGAGGAacctgggttgtttttttttttttttttatcaaaagttaaaattttttttcatctgaaaataattttagaactaCAAAAAGTTGTAAAAACAGTACAAAACATTCCTGTTCACCCTTCATCCAAATTCTCCAAATGTCAGCATCTAACATCACTGAGTTACAGTGATCAAAATCATTAACATCAATCTGATACTGTTATGTAATCTACAGGCCATAGTCACATTTCTCCACGtgtccccccccaccgcctccccgTGTCCTTTTCCTCGTCTAGAATCCATTGCAGAATCGTTATTTTGTCATGtctgtttaattttaaagaatctgGAATGTTGGCAGACTTGAAAACTCATATCCTGGTCCCTGTTGGGGGCCACCTGTAGGCACCGCGAACCTGTTCTCTGCTGCCTGGGATCCACCCTTggcacccacccatccactcagGAAGGCTGCAGGGAGCCCTTGCCAGTGTTTTCCCACCTAGGCTCTGGGATTCCTGCCATCATTTAGTCTCTCATGAGCTTGGAATTCTGGCATGGCTTTTGGAAGTGGATGAAAGCAAGAACACCGTCTTCCCTACCCTCTTGCTCTTGGAACTTGAAAGCCATAGACCTCATCCAATCCAACCCGCTCATTTTACGGAAGGAAAAGCTGAGTCCCAAAGAGGAGctgcaacttgcccaaggtgtcACTCGactagtggcagagctgggaattGTACCCACCCAATTGTGCTCTTTTTCCTGTTCTGCATCCCAGGTTTGAGTTCCTGGGTTGAGATGCACGTGGCAGTCGCCAGGTGGGGGTCTGCCTGTGCCTCTTTCCCCAGGCACCCGCCAGACCCCTATGCTTGTGTCCAGAGTCCCTGTGGCTTATCCAGGGCTGGGACACCCTGGCTGTGAGCATGTGCTCCCCCACTGAGGGTTCATatctcctgctttgttttccccAAGGAGCTGGATGACGGCCTGGATGAAGCATTTTCAAGGTAACGTTAGCTGGGCTCCTCGTGCTGGGGAAGGAGGTGTGGGCTGCTCTCCGGGGTCCTTTGCCTGTCTGAGAACATGAACTCTGATCTTCTCCAGAGCAAAAATCTCAACTCGGATACTTCCAGGGATGGGGAACTCACTATCCGGGGTTGCCTGTGTCTGCTAAAAAGCCCCTGCTATTGAATCAAAAGCTATTCCTTGTGGCTTCTCTACCACAGCCTGAGCTGAACTGAACACTCCGCAGCTCAGGCTGATTTCCTTGCCCTGCACCTGGTGTAGCCTTCAGAACCTGGCTTTTTGCAGGCTTTGTTCCCTCCAGAGGTTCTGCAGTtgtggaaaggggcagggagggggcaatGCTTAATTAAGCCCGTAGAGCGATACACAGAGGAGGGATGTCAGGCACAGCAAGGAGGTATTTTGGTCTTGCCTGAGGGTGGTGGCATTTCCCCATCTTCCCAGGGGCCCTCCCTGTAGCCATGACTACCTTCAGCTTGGGGACATGGCACTGAGAAGGCTGGGCTGAAGAGAGGCCTGGACAGCTCAGGGTTCTGAGCACTGGGCCTGGGCAGTCAGGACCCCCTGTCTCCCTGGGGACCCTGGGCAGCCCCCTGcagccctctgcttcctccccagccccttcctgctGGAGCCTGGTAGATACCCCTCGGTGCAGCCCAGGGAAGAGGGGGGGTCAGCACGGTTGGCCCTTTCGTGGAGGCAGACATTCTTTTCACTGTCCTCCCTGCTTCACTAACTTCACTAACTGACTGCAACCCcctcattttaagaaaatcttacGTTCGCTTTTTCCAGATTACTTAAGTATCATGTGCCCTTTATTAACAACTTCGAAAATCAGCAGAGCATTAAACAGGAAAGAACACCATCCTATAATCCCACAGCCCAGACTTTTGGGCTTAATTCATGCTAATCCTAtacatatacacttttttttggggggggggggcattgatCAGCTCATGGTATTTGCATTTGGGGATCCTGATTTTCACCTAACATTGACATACCAGGAGTGTTTCCCCAGGCTGTTAACAACTTCTTGTAAATACCTCATTTGTTCACTGCTCCCTCACTTGCTTCTAAGGACCTGAGTCGTAATTTACTTAACTCCCCCCTGTTCTTTGGATGTTTgggttctcttcctttttaagtctGTGTTTTGACAGCACTGTATTGAACACAGTTCTAGCCAGTAGTCTCCTAGTTGAACTGCCTCCGTCCCGCACATGCCCCTCACTGACCTCGCCAGCACggcccttccctgccctttcctGGTGGAGCCGGGGGTGTGGAGCCCCTCTCTCCGTGGCGGGAATGCCACTGCCCCCCAGTGTTCTGAGCCGTTAGCCCTCAAGGGTAGACTCTGGTCAGAGGCTCCACCTCTCCTGACATCCTGGGGTTTCCCTTCTGGCCCCGGCGTCCTGGCCTTCTCCCATCCCTgccctctcactctgaccctgGACTGGCTGCTCAGGCCCCCGCCAGCCCCTTCGGGGACCCTCGGCTCACACAGCTCTGCCTTCCAGGCTTGCCCAGTCTCGGACGAACCCTCAGGTCCTGGACACTGGATTGACAGCACAGGACATCCATTACGCCCAGTGCCTCTCACCTGTCGACTGGGACAAGCCTGACAGCAGCGGCGCCGAGCAGGATGACCTCTTCAGCTTCTGAGGTCCCCGGGGCTGGCAGGACACGTGACAGACCAAAGCCTCttgtgggcggggcggggggggggggcagctccaGGGCCCCCAACCACCCTCTTCCGGTTGGCAGCACCGTTGGCCTGCAAATCAAAGCCGCGTCCGGTCAAGCAGGGGGAAAGGAgaagttggttgtttttttttttttttgccacactCTTATCCTAAGAACTGAAGGATgccttgaatatttatttagcgACTCCTGGTTTACCTCGGAAGCCAGTTTTGCATCAGGCACAAGTGCAGTGTTTTAACCAGCTTTTTGCCCTGTCCTGAGAAAGCTCTGCTCTGCTGTGGGTATCAGGATGGTGACCAAAGCATTTCttgtcccttctctttttctaaggACCCAAATTTCCCTGGAGGCGTCCCCACACCTTACAGAAAGCTGTCATTTTTGAGCACAGGAGGGCCCTGTGGCTTCAGGGGAGCCCCGAGTCTTGTGCCGGGGCTCCAGCAGGTGTGGGCCTGAGTCCCTGGCCCTCCCCGGGCcctgagagacagaggggcagccCCTGACCAAAGACAACGCGTAGCTGGCACTTTAAAGCACACACGGCAGATGTGGCCCCCGGGGGCTCCTCGATGGTGCTGTTGGCATAGAGCTTTCTGTCTGGCTGCCCGTAGGTTCCCAGGGTCTGACTGCAACAGTGGAAATCATCTCTGTGTGACTGCCCTGTTGgtgtcccccaccccgcccctccccctgtcgATGAGCGTGTGCCCACTCTCCTGTTTCGTCTGTGCGGGTGTCTCTGAGCCCCAAGTCCCCAAGCTCCCTGGGACAACACCTAAACTTGGTCAGGACTATCTGGTCGCCGTTTTACAGGCAAGGAAATGGGCCCCAAACGTGGAAGGGGTGGAGCGCACACTAGAACCAGATCCCATGCCAAAGTTGCCTTCtcaccctcccttctcccagcttGCACCTCCTTTCTGGTTTTGTTGTCCTCCCAGGAACCAAAAACCCCAGCTATTTTCTGACCAAAATGTGTTTCATAACAAACCATCTGGTGCCTTTCCACACAGAACTGGCTTGAGCCTCTGTGCCCTGCTAGCTGTCTGGCTGCCGacttccatgcaaatggaagtacTGATGCTAATTTGGAGggtgaaacaaaaccaaactctgGAAGTGTCACCCTCTTCCTGACTCTCACCCCTGGGTCGGGACATGTCAGCAGCAGTCTGTCCTcagtctcccttcctcccccctcccccc comes from the Acinonyx jubatus isolate Ajub_Pintada_27869175 chromosome C1, VMU_Ajub_asm_v1.0, whole genome shotgun sequence genome and includes:
- the LDLRAP1 gene encoding low density lipoprotein receptor adapter protein 1 isoform X1, translated to MDALKSAGRALIRSPSLAKQSWGGGGRHRKLPENWTDTRETLLEGMLFSLKYLGMTLVEQPKGEELSAAAVKRIVATAKASGKKLQKVTLKVSPRGIILTDNITNQLIENVSIYRISYCTADKMHDKVFAYIAQSQHNENLECHAFLCTKRKMAQAVTLTVAQAFKVAFEFWQVSKEEKEKREKASQEGGDVLGGGLRDNTPSLKSLVATGNLLDLEETAKAPLSTVSANTTNMDEAPRPQALNNSSVVWELDDGLDEAFSRLAQSRTNPQVLDTGLTAQDIHYAQCLSPVDWDKPDSSGAEQDDLFSF
- the LDLRAP1 gene encoding low density lipoprotein receptor adapter protein 1 isoform X3 — protein: MPACKAAVNVRSNELPENWTDTRETLLEGMLFSLKYLGMTLVEQPKGEELSAAAVKRIVATAKASGKKLQKVTLKVSPRGIILTDNITNQLIENVSIYRISYCTADKMHDKVFAYIAQSQHNENLECHAFLCTKRKMAQAVTLTVAQAFKVAFEFWQVSKEEKEKREKASQEGGDVLGGGLRDNTPSLKSLVATGNLLDLEETAKAPLSTVSANTTNMDEAPRPQALNNSSVVWELDDGLDEAFSRLAQSRTNPQVLDTGLTAQDIHYAQCLSPVDWDKPDSSGAEQDDLFSF
- the LDLRAP1 gene encoding low density lipoprotein receptor adapter protein 1 isoform X4, with amino-acid sequence MLFSLKYLGMTLVEQPKGEELSAAAVKRIVATAKASGKKLQKVTLKVSPRGIILTDNITNQLIENVSIYRISYCTADKMHDKVFAYIAQSQHNENLECHAFLCTKRKMAQAVTLTVAQAFKVAFEFWQVSKEEKEKREKASQEGGDVLGGGLRDNTPSLKSLVATGNLLDLEETAKAPLSTVSANTTNMDEAPRPQALNNSSVVWELDDGLDEAFSRLAQSRTNPQVLDTGLTAQDIHYAQCLSPVDWDKPDSSGAEQDDLFSF
- the LDLRAP1 gene encoding low density lipoprotein receptor adapter protein 1 isoform X2 — protein: MDALKSAGRALIRSPSLAKQSWGGGGRHRKLPENWTDTRETLLEGMLFSLKYLGMTLVEQPKGEELSAAAVKRIVATAKASGKKLQKVTLKVSPRGIILTDNITNQLIENVSIYRISYCTADKMHDKVFAYIAQSQHNENLECHAFLCTKRKMAQAVTLTVAQAFKVAFEFWQVSKEEKEKREKASQEGGDVLGGGLRDNTPSLKSLVATGNLLDLEETAKAPLSTVSANTTNMDEAPRPQALNNSSVVWLDDGLDEAFSRLAQSRTNPQVLDTGLTAQDIHYAQCLSPVDWDKPDSSGAEQDDLFSF